The Vicinamibacterales bacterium genome has a segment encoding these proteins:
- a CDS encoding glycoside hydrolase family 3 protein, whose protein sequence is MKRLLPVMAVLLLASSGPAAQPALDKAAQQWVEATLKKLTLEQLVGQMIFAPLNSTYLSSDTDQYEALVKLVHESHIGGLIAFGGTEPVPNVMLNNTYGPVILGQPLEVASLFNRLQSISSLPLLTTSDFEWGVAMRIAGATKFPRAMAFGATGDPQLAYEAGKVVGIESRAIGVHVDFGPVADVNNNPRNPVINIRSFGEDPARVGAMVSSWVKGLQDAGMLATLKHFPGHGDTDVDSHLGLPLVAHPRARLDAVELPPFQGGVAAGAAGVMVAHMEMPAIDPEKRPATFSPTVIGGLLREQMRFTGLIYTDSMKMQAITKMASPGEAAVRAVQAGIDVVLDSPDSAVAALALAAAVRDGTIPRAQVERSVRRILEAKARLGLHRARTVNIESAPLSVGGRKHEAIAQTVSDRALTLIKDERAMVPLPTPRNGSVLYLSVLDYPSGWRIAAPSRTMIPELRARWAATEAFEISDRTTPSELDLVRALAAKYDAVVAGIFVRASSGSGRLDLAPQVEQFLKDLARASERRNQPFVSVLFGNPYTAMGIPELPAMLLTYDFSDGAERAAVRSLAGEIPIGGKLPIALPGLYPLGHGLTR, encoded by the coding sequence ATGAAACGGCTGCTGCCCGTGATGGCGGTCCTGCTGCTGGCGAGCAGCGGCCCGGCCGCCCAGCCGGCCCTCGACAAGGCTGCCCAGCAGTGGGTGGAGGCGACGCTCAAGAAGCTGACCCTCGAGCAGCTCGTGGGCCAGATGATCTTCGCCCCGCTCAACTCCACCTACCTCAGTAGCGACACCGACCAATACGAGGCGCTGGTCAAGCTGGTGCACGAGTCCCACATCGGGGGACTGATCGCATTTGGCGGCACCGAGCCGGTGCCGAACGTGATGCTCAACAACACCTACGGGCCGGTGATCCTGGGGCAGCCGCTCGAGGTGGCGTCGCTCTTCAACCGCTTGCAGTCGATCTCGTCGTTGCCGCTTCTGACCACCTCGGACTTCGAATGGGGCGTCGCCATGCGCATTGCCGGCGCCACGAAGTTCCCGCGCGCGATGGCGTTTGGCGCCACCGGCGATCCGCAACTCGCGTACGAGGCGGGCAAGGTGGTGGGGATCGAGAGCCGCGCGATCGGCGTGCACGTCGACTTCGGTCCCGTGGCCGACGTCAACAACAACCCGCGCAACCCGGTCATCAACATCCGATCGTTCGGCGAGGATCCGGCGCGCGTGGGCGCCATGGTGTCGAGCTGGGTGAAGGGGCTGCAAGACGCCGGCATGCTCGCCACCCTCAAGCACTTTCCCGGTCACGGCGACACCGACGTGGACTCGCACCTCGGGTTGCCACTGGTCGCGCACCCGCGGGCCCGGCTCGACGCCGTGGAGCTGCCGCCGTTCCAGGGCGGCGTGGCCGCCGGCGCCGCCGGCGTGATGGTGGCGCACATGGAAATGCCGGCGATCGATCCGGAGAAGCGCCCAGCCACGTTCAGCCCCACCGTGATCGGCGGCCTCCTGCGAGAGCAGATGCGGTTCACCGGCCTGATCTACACCGACTCGATGAAGATGCAGGCGATCACGAAGATGGCCTCGCCGGGTGAGGCCGCGGTGCGCGCCGTGCAGGCAGGCATCGACGTGGTGCTCGACTCGCCCGATTCGGCGGTCGCCGCCCTCGCGCTGGCCGCGGCGGTGAGAGACGGCACCATTCCGCGCGCGCAGGTTGAGCGCTCGGTGCGGCGCATCCTCGAAGCGAAGGCCCGGCTCGGGCTGCACCGCGCGCGCACGGTCAACATCGAGTCGGCGCCACTGTCGGTCGGCGGGCGCAAGCACGAAGCCATCGCGCAAACCGTGAGCGATCGCGCCCTCACGCTGATCAAGGACGAGCGGGCGATGGTGCCGCTGCCAACGCCGAGGAACGGCAGCGTGCTCTACCTGTCGGTCCTCGACTACCCATCGGGCTGGCGCATCGCGGCGCCCAGCCGGACGATGATTCCGGAGTTGCGCGCGAGGTGGGCGGCCACCGAGGCGTTCGAGATCTCGGATCGGACGACGCCGTCGGAACTCGACCTGGTCCGCGCGCTGGCGGCGAAGTACGACGCGGTGGTCGCCGGCATCTTCGTGCGGGCCTCGTCCGGGAGCGGGCGATTGGACCTGGCGCCGCAGGTTGAGCAGTTCCTCAAGGACCTCGCGCGCGCCAGCGAGCGCCGCAACCAGCCGTTCGTCTCCGTGTTGTTCGGCAATCCGTACACGGCGATGGGCATTCCCGAATTGCCGGCGATGCTGCTGACCTATGACTTCTCCGACGGCGCCGAGCGCGCCGCGGTGCGCTCGCTGGCGGGGGAGATTCCGATCGGCGGCAAGCTGCCGATCGCGCTGCCTGGACTTTACCCGTTAGGGCACGGGCTGACGCGCTGA
- the glp gene encoding gephyrin-like molybdotransferase Glp, whose product MAKTEMRPIKDTIPLEEARQLIADACRPIERTERVALVDANGRVCAADVQSTRDVPPFSRAGMDGFAVIADDTFGASRYEPKTLRVIEKVYTGQVPTRHLEPGTAVEIATGAPMPAGADAVVMVEETEKAGNDVRILTPVYPRQNVGRQGADIVVGQTVIRRGDVLNPSRVGALAALGVGDVEVYAKPLVAILSTGNEIVDPGRELLPGQIYDINKFTLSAIIQEHGGVPKPFATAQDTIDALEQAIDAGMACDVLVFSGGSSVGERDLILDVIGRKGEILFHGIAVKPGKPTVFGTIQGKPMFGMPGYPTSCLSNAYLLLVPALREIARLGPRFTPTVSLPLGQRIVSTTGRHQFYTVKIVDGQAMPAFKASGDITSMSQADGYIEIPAQTDIVEKGEVVDIRLF is encoded by the coding sequence ATGGCAAAAACCGAAATGCGGCCCATCAAAGACACGATTCCGCTGGAGGAGGCCCGCCAGCTGATTGCTGACGCGTGCCGGCCGATCGAGCGGACCGAGCGCGTTGCGCTCGTGGACGCCAACGGCCGCGTCTGCGCCGCGGACGTGCAATCCACGCGAGACGTGCCGCCGTTCTCACGCGCCGGCATGGACGGCTTCGCCGTAATCGCCGACGACACCTTCGGCGCCAGCCGCTACGAGCCGAAAACGCTGCGGGTGATCGAGAAGGTCTACACCGGCCAGGTTCCGACGCGGCACCTCGAGCCCGGCACCGCCGTCGAGATCGCCACCGGCGCGCCGATGCCCGCCGGCGCCGATGCCGTGGTGATGGTCGAGGAAACGGAGAAGGCGGGAAACGACGTCCGCATCCTGACGCCGGTGTATCCACGGCAGAACGTCGGCCGCCAGGGCGCCGACATCGTGGTCGGCCAGACGGTGATCCGCCGCGGCGACGTGCTCAATCCCAGCCGCGTCGGCGCGCTGGCCGCGCTCGGCGTCGGCGACGTCGAGGTCTACGCGAAGCCGCTGGTCGCCATTCTCTCCACGGGCAACGAGATCGTCGATCCCGGCCGCGAGCTGCTGCCCGGGCAGATCTACGACATCAACAAGTTCACGCTGAGCGCGATCATCCAGGAGCACGGCGGCGTCCCGAAGCCGTTCGCGACGGCGCAAGACACCATCGACGCGCTCGAGCAGGCGATTGATGCCGGCATGGCCTGCGACGTGCTGGTGTTTTCCGGGGGCAGCTCGGTCGGCGAGCGCGACCTCATCCTCGACGTGATCGGCCGCAAAGGCGAGATCCTGTTTCACGGCATCGCGGTGAAGCCCGGCAAGCCCACGGTGTTCGGCACCATCCAGGGCAAGCCCATGTTCGGCATGCCCGGCTACCCGACGTCGTGCTTGTCGAACGCCTACCTGCTGCTGGTGCCGGCGCTGCGCGAGATCGCGCGCCTCGGTCCGCGCTTCACGCCGACCGTCAGCCTGCCGCTCGGCCAGCGCATCGTGTCAACCACCGGCCGGCACCAGTTCTACACGGTGAAGATCGTGGATGGCCAGGCGATGCCCGCGTTCAAGGCCTCCGGCGACATCACCTCGATGTCGCAGGCCGACGGCTACATCGAGATCCCCGCCCAGACCGACATCGTCGAAAAGGGCGAGGTCGTGGACATCCGTCTCTTCTAG
- a CDS encoding MogA/MoaB family molybdenum cofactor biosynthesis protein — protein sequence MSSTEHKAQGPERVRVFVLTVSDTRTDETDTSGQAIIELLLAAGHQVTGKAIEPDEPARVAELVRQQAAIADVDAIITTGGTGLTSRDSTFEAIDTLLRKRLPGFGELFRMLSYHDIGASAMLSRAGAGTIGRVVVISLPGSEKAVRLAMTKLVIPELGHLVQQAQK from the coding sequence GTGAGCAGCACCGAGCACAAGGCGCAAGGGCCGGAGCGCGTCCGGGTCTTCGTGTTGACGGTCAGCGACACCCGGACCGACGAGACCGACACCTCGGGCCAGGCCATCATCGAGCTGCTGCTGGCGGCCGGCCATCAGGTGACCGGCAAGGCGATCGAACCCGACGAACCGGCGCGCGTCGCCGAGCTGGTCCGGCAGCAGGCCGCCATTGCCGACGTTGACGCCATCATCACGACCGGCGGCACCGGGCTCACCAGCCGCGACAGCACCTTCGAGGCGATCGACACGCTTCTGCGAAAGCGCCTCCCCGGCTTCGGCGAGCTGTTCCGCATGCTGAGCTATCACGACATCGGCGCCTCGGCCATGCTGAGCCGCGCCGGCGCCGGCACCATCGGCCGCGTGGTTGTCATCTCGCTTCCGGGATCCGAGAAGGCGGTCCGGCTGGCGATGACCAAGCTCGTGATTCCGGAACTGGGCCACCTGGTTCAACAGGCACAAAAGTAG
- a CDS encoding sulfatase-like hydrolase/transferase: MRRLAVSLVVTAVSAIALWAQPQGGGTARPNVVLIITDDVGYGDIGSYGAPDIKTPNIDGLAKAGTRLTDFYANGPTCTPTRAGLISGRYQQRFALERPITGVAADGEMGLSPTGRSLPQLLRNNGYATALVGKWHLGYKPQFSPHAHGFDAFFGFKSGFLDYYQHTDGDGAPDLFENDEPTVATGYLTDLITEHSVKFITENARKPFFLEVAYNAAHWPYQVPDHPTRAANNGRHVQPFDQDPSTRADYVKILERADQGVGHILQALDRLGLASNTLVIFTNDNGGEWLSRGAPLFHRKGSLWEGGIRVPTIVRWPGRVPAGRVSPQVGITMDLSASILAATNTAVPPDARLEGINLLPILEGRAPAAERTLFWRVRAGGLDQRAVRSGDWKLLRDGAARVLLFDVRKDVSERDDLAPSNTAIVRRLHQLLSGWENDVDQEAKAGGSARQPVP; encoded by the coding sequence GTGCGTAGGCTTGCCGTCAGTCTGGTCGTCACCGCGGTGTCCGCCATCGCGCTGTGGGCCCAGCCGCAAGGCGGCGGCACCGCGCGTCCGAACGTCGTCCTCATCATCACGGACGATGTGGGATACGGCGATATCGGCAGCTACGGCGCCCCCGACATCAAGACGCCCAACATCGACGGCCTCGCCAAGGCCGGCACGCGGCTCACCGACTTCTACGCCAACGGCCCCACCTGCACGCCGACCCGCGCCGGCCTGATCAGCGGGCGCTACCAGCAGCGGTTCGCGCTCGAGCGCCCGATCACCGGCGTGGCCGCCGACGGCGAGATGGGGCTATCCCCGACCGGCCGGTCCCTGCCCCAACTGCTCCGCAACAACGGCTACGCCACCGCGCTCGTCGGCAAGTGGCATCTGGGTTACAAGCCGCAATTCAGCCCGCACGCCCACGGCTTCGACGCGTTCTTCGGCTTCAAGAGCGGCTTTCTCGATTACTACCAGCACACCGATGGCGACGGCGCGCCTGACCTGTTCGAGAATGACGAGCCGACCGTGGCGACGGGATACCTGACGGACCTCATCACCGAGCACTCGGTGAAGTTCATCACCGAGAACGCGCGGAAGCCCTTCTTTCTCGAAGTGGCCTATAACGCCGCCCATTGGCCCTACCAGGTGCCGGACCATCCGACACGGGCGGCCAACAACGGACGCCACGTGCAGCCGTTCGACCAGGACCCCAGCACCCGCGCCGACTACGTGAAGATCCTCGAACGGGCGGATCAAGGCGTCGGCCACATCCTGCAGGCGCTGGACCGGCTGGGCCTCGCGTCCAACACGCTGGTGATCTTCACGAACGACAACGGCGGTGAGTGGCTCTCGCGCGGCGCGCCGTTGTTCCACCGCAAGGGCTCATTGTGGGAAGGCGGCATCCGCGTGCCCACCATCGTCCGCTGGCCCGGCCGCGTGCCGGCTGGCCGTGTCTCGCCGCAAGTCGGCATCACCATGGATCTGAGCGCCTCGATCCTGGCCGCCACCAACACGGCGGTCCCGCCGGATGCGCGCCTGGAGGGCATCAACCTGCTTCCCATCCTCGAGGGGCGGGCGCCGGCAGCGGAACGCACGCTGTTCTGGCGCGTCAGGGCGGGAGGGCTCGATCAGCGCGCGGTGCGCAGCGGAGACTGGAAGCTGCTGCGCGACGGCGCTGCCCGGGTCCTGTTGTTCGATGTTCGCAAGGATGTGTCGGAGCGCGACGACCTGGCGCCGTCCAACACCGCCATCGTCCGGCGCCTGCATCAACTCCTGTCGGGATGGGAGAACGACGTGGACCAGGAAGCCAAGGCCGGCGGGTCAGCGCGTCAGCCCGTGCCCTAA